The Harmonia axyridis chromosome 3, icHarAxyr1.1, whole genome shotgun sequence nucleotide sequence GCAGAAATGAGGAAACTCCAGAAGAGAAGGAAAAGAGGAGGAAGGCCAATGCGGAAAGGCAAGCAAGAAAACGTATGATGGAAACCCCACAACAGAAGGAAATTCGCAGAGTAAAAGATCTTTTGAGGGCAAGGCGAAGAAGACAGACAGAGACTGAAGAAGAAACTAAATTGAGAAGATTGTATGATGCAGCCCGTGCACAAGCTCGTAGACAAAATGAAAGTGAAGAAGAGAAGAACTTGAGACGAATGAAGGATTTGAAAAGGGTGACAAAAAGGAGAAGAAATGAAACAGATGAAGAAAGAATGGAACGTTTGAAAAAGAATCGAGAATACAGTGCAAAGAGACGGTATATTCAAAGACTAGAGCAAGAAGTGAACCATCCAAAAAACTTGATAGATGATAATTTTCTCTCATTAAGAAATTTTGAGGAAGATGTAACAACCATGAGTGCTAGTTTATTCCAGCCATTAAACGCTTATACTGGGCaacagaaaaataatgaattggaaGCAAGACTTTCCAGTGAAGAAGGccataaaaatgaggaaaatcgTATGATTTCAAATTCTCATATTGGTAATAACTTTACCTATTCCCAGTTTCTCTCAAATTCAGCAATTGATAGCTCTCAATCTTTTGATGGGACTTCGGAAGAATCTATGAGATCTTCATCTAATGATTCTTATGATAATCCAGTGCAAGAacttatttctaataataaagTAGGAGAAATTTCAGGTCGAACTTGATCAGTTGTATGTTATTCTATCTTGGTACAAATGGTAAATCCTTGTA carries:
- the LOC123676145 gene encoding stress response protein NST1-like; translation: MDGNRTCSFAGCDNTNQNKNYCFYEFPDDSNLCIQWVEIIGSRELFEEFAFQGPELFRGRFICSDHFTEEDFIDSNDIFSGLKKDAVPFYFISNRKNEDPLRNICVKNEPPEEVDFWDTSVITSSSVFPVDLLNNVKVEEVSSQFTLSGESPAFFNLEPENKNAQITRKYIKESSAAKQAYRKLQNARRASLRRNEETPEEKEKRRKANAERQARKRMMETPQQKEIRRVKDLLRARRRRQTETEEETKLRRLYDAARAQARRQNESEEEKNLRRMKDLKRVTKRRRNETDEERMERLKKNREYSAKRRYIQRLEQEVNHPKNLIDDNFLSLRNFEEDVTTMSASLFQPLNAYTGQQKNNELEARLSSEEGHKNEENRMISNSHIGNNFTYSQFLSNSAIDSSQSFDGTSEESMRSSSNDSYDNPVQELISNNKVGEISGRT